One genomic region from Rattus norvegicus strain BN/NHsdMcwi chromosome 10, GRCr8, whole genome shotgun sequence encodes:
- the Sstr2 gene encoding somatostatin receptor type 2 encodes MELTSEQFNGSQVWIPSPFDLNGSLGPSNGSNQTEPYYDMTSNAVLTFIYFVVCVVGLCGNTLVIYVILRYAKMKTITNIYILNLAIADELFMLGLPFLAMQVALVHWPFGKAICRVVMTVDGINQFTSIFCLTVMSIDRYLAVVHPIKSAKWRRPRTAKMINVAVWGVSLLVILPIMIYAGLRSNQWGRSSCTINWPGESGAWYTGFIIYAFILGFLVPLTIICLCYLFIIIKVKSSGIRVGSSKRKKSEKKVTRMVSIVVAVFIFCWLPFYIFNVSSVSVAISPTPALKGMFDFVVILTYANSCANPILYAFLSDNFKKSFQNVLCLVKVSGAEDGERSDSKQDKSRLNETTETQRTLLNGDLQTSI; translated from the coding sequence ATGGAGTTGACCTCTGAGCAGTTCAATGGGAGCCAAGTGTGGATACCTTCTCCCTTTGACCTCAACGGCTCACTGGGGCCAAGCAATGGCTCCAACCAGACAGAGCCATACTACGACATGACAAGCAACGCGGTCCTCACGTTCATCTACTTCGTGGTGTGCGTGGTGGGGCTGTGCGGCAACACGCTCGTCATCTACGTCATCCTCCGCTACGCCAAGATGAAAACCATCACCAACATTTACATCCTCAACCTGGCCATCGCAGATGAACTCTTCATGCTGGGGCTGCCCTTCTTGGCCATGCAGGTGGCGCTGGTCCACTGGCCTTTTGGCAAGGCCATCTGCCGGGTGGTCATGACTGTGGACGGTATCAACCAGTTCACCAGTATCTTCTGCTTGACGGTCATGAGCATCGACCGTTACCTGGCCGTGGTCCACCCCATTAAGTCAGCCAAATGGAGGCGACCCCGGACAGCCAAGATGATCAACGTGGCTGTGTGGGGTGTGTCCCTGCTTGTCATTTTGCCCATCATGATATACGCTGGCCTCCGGAGCAACCAGTGGGGTAGGAGCAGCTGCACCATCAACTGGCCGGGCGAATCCGGGGCATGGTACACGGGTTTCATTATCTATGCCTTCATCCTGGGGTTCCTGGTACCCCTAACCATCATCTGTCTCTGCTACCTgttcatcatcatcaaggtgaaGTCCTCTGGGATCCGAGTGGGGTCGTCCAAGAGGAAAAAGTCAGAGAAAAAGGTGACCCGAATGGTATCCATCGTGGTGGCTGTCTTCATCTTCTGCTGGCTCCCCTTCTATATCTTCAATGTCTCGTCCGTGTCTGTGGCCATcagccccacccctgccctgaAAGGCATGTTTGACTTTGTGGTTATCCTCACCTACGCCAACAGCTGCGCCAACCCCATCCTGTACGCCTTCTTGTCCGACAACTTCAAGAAGAGcttccagaatgttctttgcttggtCAAGGTGAGTGGTGCGGAGGATGGGGAGCGGAGCGACAGTAAGCAGGACAAATCCCGGCTGAATGAGACCACGGAGACCCAGAGGACCCTCCTCAATGGAGACCTCCAAACCAGTATCTGA